The DNA window GTATACTTGCAAATTGGAAAAGAGGTTATAGAATAGCGACTCTCTTAGATTGTGTCCATCACTTGAGATACCATTTAAGTTATTGCTGTCGATGGTGATCATATTGACAGCAAAACCAAGAAACCCAGGAGGAATTTCTCCGCTGACTAATCTTGGCTTTAAAAGATCAAGCCTTTGTTGAGGGTCATCATCAATAAAGTCGCCAACATATGGTCTAGACATACACAAATGTGAGTATCAAAAAAGAGGTGAATCTTAAATGAGACCTAGTTTGATTATGACATCAAAACAAAAACCCACCTTAGTTTTTCAAGACAAATGACACGAAATCGACCATCCAAGGGTCCAGTAGATGCTCCAACAGCACAAAAACCCAAACTTTTATCTATTAAACCTCCCCTGTTGTATGTTTCCAGGGCTTTGACACCCTCATAGGTCTTGCAGACAATTGCTAACATCGTATCCAAGCCCAGATACTCTGAAAGAAGCCTAAGCCCAACAATTGAACATCAAATAAGTTAGCCAGATTAGGATTATCAGCCAAGTGCTATTTCAATCACTTTCTTAAATTAAGTTTACAAGTGCGCTATCCACATGGAGTAAATTTACATCCAGTTTCTGCACTGAAACATAAAGCACAATTAATATGGCTACGGTAGCAACTTGCAATACACAGCAGTGCATATTCCATATTTCCATTGCCAGAAGAATTAAAACACGAGACTGCCATATTTAGATGTTATTGTCCATAAGATGCTGAATGATAAACAAAATATATTACTTCTGTTTAAATAAACATATAGTAAGTAGTATCATACATATGAATTTGTGAATACACCCAAATAAAAATTGGAGCTAGTGATACATTTGCAAGAAGGAAATAGTGAAAGGTTGGAAAAGAATTGAAGCCACCTGCTAAGAATTTCATCATCAACCATCCCAAGTGTGGCAACCACGCCGATGACATCTTTTGTCAATGTACGGTCATAAGCTTGAGGTTCAGGTTGATTTTTCATCCTATACCACAATGCAGCTGCAGATCCCTCACGTTTAAGAATATTCTGtatgattttcttctcattCTTCATATGAGAAGGGTCTTCCTTTTCCGTTGAGGAACTTACGTAATGCTTCCCGATAGCAACTACAAGAGCAAGAATGGTAGAAAAACACATAATAAATAAACAGAATACCATCATCGGAAAAGAGATGATTCAGCTTCCAAGACAAAATAAACAAAGAACAAAGAGATTGAGGTTAAGAAAACATCTTAGCAGtacaaatttcaagaaacagCTGTAAGGTAAATCATTAATCTCTTAAATTTATTCTATATCTGTGACTGTCAGCATTAAAGCACTAAGAGTTTGTACTTTGTGATTTAAAAATACCATTGTGTCCAAATTGCGATAAGGGTACCGGAACAATTCATTTTCTCCTTCTAAAAGATGGGATGTGCAGTACAACCACATAACTGGATAGAACGGAGAACGGAAATTCACACACCTTGCATGTCCACAATTGATTCCTCCAATTTGTTTTTATGATACTTCAAATATTTAACATTGTCTTCGTGATGCTTTAATTTTTGACCCAGCTCCTGCATATCATCTTGAAGGTTCTGCAAATATTGCATCAACTCAGTTTCACAACAATCCATATCTTGTCCTCAAGGAGACTTATATATAATATCTTTTGATAGACGAATATTCTTATTGATAAAAAAGGAAGATAAACTAAAGTTGAGTATAACGCAAGTCATATGCATGAACAATCTAAAGGGACAGTATAAACAAACCTATGAATATAGTGACAAACCTTAGAATGGTTTGCAGTTGACTCGGCGATCTGACTAAGAGCTCCGTTCTGGACATTGTCCCTTGAAATCATATATGGGGAATGTCGACCAACATGTGTCAAATCAGATATGACTAATGCCCTTGAGTTATTTGAAAGCTAGCATAACAAGATCATGACACAGTTTCAGGTAATTTGTTTTACATTTGATAAGAAATGAATCACAGCCTCATGTGTCATGTCCCAAGCATTTGTACATAAAGAGCGGATTAtatgtaataaaaaaatcatcagTAATGTGGAAAAACAGAATTTTAGGTTTGAAAcagaaaattcatgtttatttGCTTCCTTCAATAAACCAGAAACCAATCCAGGAccatataaatttaataattccaAAAGCAAGATTAACCAATCAATACCATGTGGTGGATAGGAAAGTTACATAATATGAAGGTAATGTTACCGTGTAAACGAACTGCATTACCTAAAAGAGCACAATAACCCATGAGATCATGCTTCTAATCAAAACATCCAATTTGAATAAAAGTAACACATTAAAATCCTTTTGACAATTTCACCTCACATTCAGAAATTGCTATTTTAACCTTTTGTTTTTCCCTTTAACCATTGCAAAAATCATGCCTGTAATAAACACCAAATTTGGAGGTCAGGAAAGTCATTTACTCACCAATTTTAGTCGTGACACAATTTTTTATTACACAGATTTTTTTATGGTCCAGATATCACCCTCATTTGTATACTTTAATTCAATGCAAAAATGTTGCAACTATCAGCTCACGAAAATCCACCACGATTGATTTCTAATAAATGCAAAACTGTGGTACTAGTCTTTTGgagtttcaaaattttgatttttggaTTAATGTTATCTTCCCCTGCACTGTTTACTAATAACTGTAGGATTGGGAGAAAAGGAAGAAAACTAAATTCACCATTTGGTCGATCGTTTGCAACCTTTAGTGCATCTTTATCATTCTTACTCATTGAATTTACTCATCATTCAGATTTACAAGTTAATATTTTTTGTCTCAAGAGAACAAGTTAGTTATCAGTCATAAATATTGTTGAAGTGGCAATATACTCCGAACGCACGATTAAAATCACAAAATATAAAACGATGATATAACTTACATATGGTAAGTTTATACAATGTTTGTCCGCCTTTGAAATGTAATTATTCATCAAATTCTAGACGTAGGTTATTGACAATCATCCCATGTGCTTACAATTACATTTTTCAAGGCTCTATTCAAGGAACTGAACAAAACGGAATTTGTGTTTTGATCGAACATCGGCTCCATAAGAATATGTGAAATGATATACAGACTTGAATGACTTTCTCATCTATTATACTAGTCTTCTGGAGCAGTCTATCCTATCATATTTGATGACGAACACTGGCAAACTCGTTAACAGTGGGCATAATAGAAGGAAGAACTAGGAAAGAGTTACCACCAGGTCAATTTCAAGACGTGACACGTGTTTACGTTATAAGTGGGATTAAGGTGCATGAACCAAATTCTGATTGATGAGTGAAGATTATTCAGTGTAAGCCATGCCTGATTTCCACAGTAGCCTTTACTTTCACGTGTAAGTAAAAAAGCCATAAATGAACCCTAAACCCCAATTGCCTCAAAGTTTAGAATGATAATTCACTAAAAAACACCAATAATACTAAAATgagaaagagagagagagagagagagagagagagagagaggacCAGGGTAGCTGTCTCGCCGTTGATGGTACTTTGCTGCTGGTCTCCGCCGAGCATCTTCCTCCGTTTAGTGGTTGCTCCGCCGAGAGGCTGATATGTAGCACAGAAAGTGCAGAACTGGGAACAGGGAAGGGATCTTTTATACTGCAGcagctataatatttttattttaatttacttcTGGATGCATACAGTCAGGCGAGTGTTTTCCACAGTATAAATTCATTAAATATCCTT is part of the Primulina tabacum isolate GXHZ01 chromosome 18, ASM2559414v2, whole genome shotgun sequence genome and encodes:
- the LOC142532960 gene encoding protein DEFECTIVE IN MERISTEM SILENCING 3-like; the encoded protein is MLGGDQQQSTINGETATLLSNNSRALVISDLTHVGRHSPYMISRDNVQNGALSQIAESTANHSKNLQDDMQELGQKLKHHEDNVKYLKYHKNKLEESIVDMQVAIGKHYVSSSTEKEDPSHMKNEKKIIQNILKREGSAAALWYRMKNQPEPQAYDRTLTKDVIGVVATLGMVDDEILSRLLSEYLGLDTMLAIVCKTYEGVKALETYNRGGLIDKSLGFCAVGASTGPLDGRFRVICLEKLRPYVGDFIDDDPQQRLDLLKPRLVSGEIPPGFLGFAVNMITIDSNNLNGISSDGHNLRESLFYNLFSNLQVYRSREDMLKALPFISNGAISLDGGVIKSPGVFDMGQQRGDMDVMFPNGSDRFNLPMKYFEIENNLKETQWEKTRTMVDLQREQSLLDLARFNYEKKKQEFVQFLAQSSSFAAQHKAG